One Bifidobacterium angulatum DSM 20098 = JCM 7096 DNA window includes the following coding sequences:
- a CDS encoding GtrA family protein, whose translation MKFGIVGVIAFIIDWGILNLLVGLFHMHNVLAATISFIISLIFNYVASMKVVFKHRDDMARWMEIVIFVIGAVIGLFMNDAIIWISTYGMNHDAYVSQSTEYLIRTNVGKLIATAVVMVWNFLTRKWLLDDTHTNAMNRLKKKENRLTAEELESKWENSFSHKLGLWSLEHTPKGWPK comes from the coding sequence ATGAAATTCGGCATCGTGGGTGTGATTGCGTTCATCATCGACTGGGGCATCCTGAATCTTCTGGTGGGTCTGTTCCACATGCACAATGTGCTTGCCGCCACCATCTCCTTCATCATCTCCCTGATCTTCAATTATGTGGCCAGCATGAAGGTCGTGTTCAAGCATCGCGACGACATGGCGCGTTGGATGGAGATTGTCATCTTCGTGATCGGTGCCGTGATCGGCCTGTTCATGAACGACGCCATCATCTGGATTTCCACCTATGGCATGAACCATGACGCCTACGTGTCGCAGAGCACCGAATACCTGATCCGCACCAATGTGGGCAAGCTTATCGCCACCGCCGTGGTGATGGTGTGGAACTTCCTGACCCGCAAATGGCTGCTGGATGACACGCACACCAATGCGATGAACCGTTTGAAGAAGAAGGAGAATCGCCTGACGGCCGAAGAGCTGGAATCCAAGTGGGAGAACAGCTTCTCGCATAAGCTGGGTCTGTGGTCGTTGGAGCATACGCCCAAGGGCTGGCCGAAGTAG
- a CDS encoding MFS transporter encodes MSNQVLAGLKDVGHKVFGGYAELLRIPHTARFSVGSVIACMPFPMVGMTITIAVQHYYGNYSLAGALSAVQAIALAAASPILGKLVDKFGQRQVSIPTIIVWMIAATALITSIQSHAPEWVLFCITPFMAAIPPWGAMSRQRWTNQLKGDTEKTNRALSLCGVFDECMWVIGNPLASTLAVISGLLAFSFTGMCVIVGALMFLTELSTEPKSQTQLAREAGLTRKQYREREAARAEALQAETAVEYARDKARSEGKSEAEIKAAMAKAEADVLAGKKESIWGPGLIAVCVTWFGLGAFQSAAGISIVSFATEANMKQYTGFVFACFSFSSLLGALFYGAKNWAIPLWKRFYFCLIIVNLGIGSFLFAKHLWVIMIIYLLIGVCQAPTWVNGNQLMLHLVPPTRFTEGMAWMGAMNSIGGSMGSAIAGQFIDRMGSHGGFLVVTVLALASLLIAFIGFKQIKDSTEQPMLTQINE; translated from the coding sequence ATGTCCAATCAAGTACTAGCCGGGTTGAAGGATGTCGGCCACAAAGTGTTCGGAGGCTATGCGGAACTGCTACGCATACCGCATACCGCACGATTCTCGGTCGGCTCCGTCATCGCCTGTATGCCCTTCCCCATGGTGGGCATGACCATCACCATCGCCGTGCAGCATTATTACGGCAATTACTCTCTTGCCGGCGCATTGTCCGCGGTACAGGCCATTGCCTTGGCCGCCGCGAGCCCCATACTGGGCAAGCTGGTCGACAAGTTCGGTCAGCGCCAGGTGTCGATTCCCACCATCATCGTGTGGATGATCGCCGCGACCGCGTTGATCACCAGCATTCAATCCCATGCGCCGGAATGGGTGTTGTTCTGCATCACGCCGTTCATGGCGGCCATTCCGCCGTGGGGTGCGATGAGCCGCCAGCGTTGGACGAACCAGCTCAAAGGCGATACCGAGAAGACGAACCGCGCGCTTTCGCTGTGTGGCGTGTTCGACGAATGCATGTGGGTGATCGGCAATCCGCTCGCCTCGACGCTGGCCGTGATCTCCGGCCTGCTGGCGTTCTCGTTCACCGGCATGTGCGTGATCGTCGGCGCGTTGATGTTCCTGACCGAGCTGTCCACCGAACCGAAATCGCAGACGCAGCTGGCTCGCGAGGCCGGACTGACCCGCAAGCAGTACCGCGAGCGCGAAGCCGCGCGCGCCGAGGCCCTGCAGGCTGAGACAGCCGTGGAATACGCACGCGACAAGGCACGGTCCGAAGGCAAAAGCGAGGCTGAGATCAAGGCCGCAATGGCCAAAGCCGAAGCCGATGTGCTGGCCGGCAAGAAGGAGTCGATCTGGGGCCCGGGTCTGATTGCCGTATGCGTCACCTGGTTCGGCTTGGGCGCCTTCCAAAGCGCAGCAGGCATTTCGATCGTCTCGTTCGCCACCGAGGCGAATATGAAACAATACACCGGCTTCGTATTCGCATGCTTTTCGTTCAGCTCGCTGCTGGGAGCCCTGTTCTATGGCGCGAAGAACTGGGCGATTCCGTTGTGGAAGCGTTTCTACTTCTGCCTGATCATAGTGAATCTAGGCATCGGATCGTTCCTGTTCGCCAAGCACCTGTGGGTGATTATGATCATCTATCTGCTTATCGGCGTATGCCAGGCTCCGACCTGGGTGAACGGCAATCAGCTGATGCTGCACCTGGTGCCGCCCACGCGCTTTACCGAAGGTATGGCCTGGATGGGTGCGATGAACTCCATCGGCGGCTCGATGGGTTCCGCCATCGCCGGCCAGTTCATCGACCGTATGGGGTCGCATGGCGGCTTCCTGGTGGTTACCGTGCTGGCTTTGGCTTCGTTGCTGATCGCGTTCATCGGCTTCAAGCAGATCAAGGATTCGACCGAGCAGCCGATGCTTACGCAGATCAACGAGTAA
- a CDS encoding histidine phosphatase family protein — MSTTTIHFVRHGKVYNPDHLLYERLPDFHLSDRGRRMAEATGAYIAADPSMNQSVAVFSSPLDRTRETAGIILQALNPVRESRGEQPLELVTDERIIEARNEFRGKRIGHGEGALWRNGNWKLVTNLYKPSWGETYRQIAARVSGFADEKVREFPGRHIIVVSHESPIFSYRHMLETGHPEHWMLLRHTALASITSITYSNETGRMVSIAYVDPAADVE; from the coding sequence GTGAGCACGACCACCATCCATTTCGTCCGTCATGGCAAGGTATACAACCCCGATCATCTGCTTTACGAGCGTCTGCCCGATTTCCACCTCTCCGACCGAGGCCGTCGCATGGCCGAGGCGACCGGCGCATACATTGCCGCGGACCCGTCCATGAACCAGTCGGTCGCCGTATTCTCCTCGCCGCTCGACCGCACTCGCGAAACCGCCGGCATCATCCTGCAGGCGCTCAACCCGGTGCGTGAATCCCGTGGCGAGCAGCCGCTGGAACTCGTCACCGACGAGCGCATCATCGAAGCGCGCAACGAATTCCGCGGCAAACGCATCGGTCATGGCGAGGGGGCCTTGTGGCGCAACGGCAACTGGAAGCTTGTCACCAACCTCTACAAGCCGAGCTGGGGCGAGACCTACCGGCAGATCGCCGCACGCGTAAGCGGATTCGCAGACGAAAAGGTGCGTGAGTTCCCCGGGCGGCACATTATCGTGGTCAGTCATGAGTCGCCGATTTTCAGCTACCGGCACATGCTGGAAACCGGCCATCCGGAACACTGGATGTTGTTGCGCCATACTGCGCTCGCCTCGATCACATCCATCACCTACAGCAATGAGACCGGGCGCATGGTATCGATTGCATACGTCGATCCGGCTGCCGACGTGGAGTAG